In one window of Hevea brasiliensis isolate MT/VB/25A 57/8 chromosome 10, ASM3005281v1, whole genome shotgun sequence DNA:
- the LOC131168719 gene encoding probable glycosyltransferase At5g03795 isoform X1, with product MSAGKLQQQASQHMCSLKGSLLTLAILTLISFAYLPINSLQSSSSSSSSISSPLLSSSVVKQPQEGTVIETETETNKEGKLFEDEISDLYYLPQIFKLNYEAMERDFKVFIYPDGDPNTFYQTPRKLTGKYASEGYFFQNIRESRFRTEDADQAHLFFIPISCHKMRGKGTSYENMTIIVQNYVESLIAKYPYWNRTLGADHFFVTCHDVGVRATEGVPFLVKNAIRVVCSPSYDVGFIPHKDVALPQVLQPFALPAGGNDVENRTTLGFWAGHRNSKIRVVLARVWENDTELDISNNRISRATGHLVYQKRFYRTKFCICPGGSQVNSARIADSIHYGCVPVILSNYYDLPFNDILDWRKFSVILKEQDVYSLKQVLKNMSDDEFVALHKNLVEVQKHFQWNSPPIKYDAFHMVMYDLWLRHHVIKY from the exons ATGTCGGCCGGAAAGCTCCAACAGCAAGCGTCACAACACATGTGTTCTCTAAAAGGTTCACTCCTCACTCTCGCTATCCTAACCCTAATCTCATTCGCTTACCTTCCCATCAATTCTCTCCAATCCTCGTCTTCATCGTCCTCCTCCATTTCTTCTCCTCTGCTCTCCAGTTCCGTTGTAAAGCAGCCACAGGAAGGGACGGTTATAGAGACGGAGACAGAGACAAACAAGGAAGGGAAATTATTTGAGGATGAGATATCGGATCTGTACTACCTGCCTCAGATTTTCAAATTGAATTACGAGGCAATGGAGAGGGACTTCAAAGTTTTTATATATCCCGATGGGGATCCCAACACCTTTTATCAAACACCTAGGAAATTGACTGGCAAGTACGCTAGCGAGGGCTATTTTTTCCAGAATATCAGAGAGAGTCGCTTTCGGACTGAGGATGCCGATCAGGCTCACCTCTTCTTTATCCCCATCTCCTGCCACAAGATGCGAGGCAAG ggAACCTCCTATGAGAATATGACCATTATTGTTCAGAATTATGTGGAGAGCTTAATAGCAAAGTATCCCTATTGGAACCGAACATTGGGTGCAGATCACTTCTTTGTCACTTGTCATGATGTTGGTGTAAGGGCAACTGAAGGAGTTCCATTTCTTGTAAAGAATGCAATACGAGTTGTGTGCTCCCCAAGCTATGATGTTGGATTCATTCCACACAAAGATGTTGCTCTTCCTCAAGTATTGCAGCCATTTGCCCTTCCAGCTGGAGGGAATGATGTAGAAAATAG GACAACACTTGGTTTTTGGGCTGGTCATAGAAACTCTAAAATTAGAGTCGTTTTAGCACGTGTGTGGGAGAATGATACAGAGCTTGATATTTCCAATAACAGAATAAGTAGGGCTACTGGACATCTAGTGTATCAAAAGAGATTTTACAGGACTAAATTCTGCATATGCCCTGGTGGCTCTCAGGTCAACAGTGCTCGCATAGCTGATTCAATCCATTATGGATGTGTTCCTG TAATATTATCCAACTACTATGACCTGCCATTCAATGACATTCTTGATTGGCGAAAATTTTCTGTCATACTTAAGGAGCAAGACGTATACAGCCTCAAGCAAGTTCTCAAGAACATGTCTGATGATGAGTTTGTAGCTTTGCATAAGAATTTGGTTGAG GTCCAGAAGCACTTCCAATGGAATTCGCCTCCAATCAAATATGATGCATTCCATATGGTCATGTACGATCTCTGGCTGCGTCATCATGTTATTAAATATTAA
- the LOC131168719 gene encoding probable glycosyltransferase At5g03795 isoform X2, with translation MERDFKVFIYPDGDPNTFYQTPRKLTGKYASEGYFFQNIRESRFRTEDADQAHLFFIPISCHKMRGKGTSYENMTIIVQNYVESLIAKYPYWNRTLGADHFFVTCHDVGVRATEGVPFLVKNAIRVVCSPSYDVGFIPHKDVALPQVLQPFALPAGGNDVENRTTLGFWAGHRNSKIRVVLARVWENDTELDISNNRISRATGHLVYQKRFYRTKFCICPGGSQVNSARIADSIHYGCVPVILSNYYDLPFNDILDWRKFSVILKEQDVYSLKQVLKNMSDDEFVALHKNLVEVQKHFQWNSPPIKYDAFHMVMYDLWLRHHVIKY, from the exons ATGGAGAGGGACTTCAAAGTTTTTATATATCCCGATGGGGATCCCAACACCTTTTATCAAACACCTAGGAAATTGACTGGCAAGTACGCTAGCGAGGGCTATTTTTTCCAGAATATCAGAGAGAGTCGCTTTCGGACTGAGGATGCCGATCAGGCTCACCTCTTCTTTATCCCCATCTCCTGCCACAAGATGCGAGGCAAG ggAACCTCCTATGAGAATATGACCATTATTGTTCAGAATTATGTGGAGAGCTTAATAGCAAAGTATCCCTATTGGAACCGAACATTGGGTGCAGATCACTTCTTTGTCACTTGTCATGATGTTGGTGTAAGGGCAACTGAAGGAGTTCCATTTCTTGTAAAGAATGCAATACGAGTTGTGTGCTCCCCAAGCTATGATGTTGGATTCATTCCACACAAAGATGTTGCTCTTCCTCAAGTATTGCAGCCATTTGCCCTTCCAGCTGGAGGGAATGATGTAGAAAATAG GACAACACTTGGTTTTTGGGCTGGTCATAGAAACTCTAAAATTAGAGTCGTTTTAGCACGTGTGTGGGAGAATGATACAGAGCTTGATATTTCCAATAACAGAATAAGTAGGGCTACTGGACATCTAGTGTATCAAAAGAGATTTTACAGGACTAAATTCTGCATATGCCCTGGTGGCTCTCAGGTCAACAGTGCTCGCATAGCTGATTCAATCCATTATGGATGTGTTCCTG TAATATTATCCAACTACTATGACCTGCCATTCAATGACATTCTTGATTGGCGAAAATTTTCTGTCATACTTAAGGAGCAAGACGTATACAGCCTCAAGCAAGTTCTCAAGAACATGTCTGATGATGAGTTTGTAGCTTTGCATAAGAATTTGGTTGAG GTCCAGAAGCACTTCCAATGGAATTCGCCTCCAATCAAATATGATGCATTCCATATGGTCATGTACGATCTCTGGCTGCGTCATCATGTTATTAAATATTAA